The Synechococcus sp. RS9916 DNA segment GTTTTTGAAAGCGGAAGGGTTGGGATTCCGCAACCAGCTGAAGATCTCCGGGCTGAAACAGGGAATTCCTTCGTATTCCACCTTGGAGCCCAGATAAAGGGTGTCACCAATGGCAAACATTCCTGGGTTGTTCAAACCGATCACATCGCCGGGGTAGGCGTCTTCCACCACTTCACGATCCTGGCCAAACAATTTCTGAGGCCGGGATAAACGAATGGTTTTGCCGGTGCGTGCATGCTGCACCGCCATGTCCTTCTCAAACTTGCCGCTACAGACGCGGACAAACGCCACGCGATCGCGGTGGCGAGGATCCATGTTGGCCTGGAGCTTGAACACAAAGCCGCTGAAACCTGGGCGAATGGTCTCAATTTCACCGGCACTGCTCGTGCGGGGCATGGGCTTCTGGGCCAGCTCAAGGAAGGCATCAAGAAAAGGCCGGACGCCGAAATTGGTCATCGCAGACCCGAAAAACACCGGTGTGAGCTCACCGGCATGGACCATTTCCAAATCCAGTTCCGCCCCTGCTGCCTCCAGCAGGTCCAGTTCCTCAAGCGCTAGTTCCAGCAGGTCAGACTCCACCATCTCCAGGAGACGGGGATCATCCGCGTCCATTTCAAGTTCTTCCGCCTGACGGCCCCGTTCAGCTCGGCTGAACAAGATCACGCGTCGCGTGCGGCGATCAATGACGCCTCGGAATTGCTCGCCACTGCCAATTGGCCAATTCACCGCCCAAGGGGTGAGACCAAGCTCTGACTCAATTTCATCGAGCAGCGACAAGGGATCGCGTCCTGGGCGATCCATCTTGTTGATGAAAGTGAAAATGGGGATCTGCCGCATGCGACAGACCTCAAACAACTTGCGCGTCTGAGGTTCAAGCCCCTTGGCCGCATCCTCCAGCATCACAGCGTTGTCCGCTGCGGCCAGGGTCCGGTAGGTGTCTTCTGAAAAGTCCTGGTGACCTGGGGTATCCAGCAGATTGATGGTGTTGGTGCCGTAGTCGAACTGCAACACCGTCGACGTGATGGAGATGCCGCGCTGCTTCTCCAGCTCCATCCAATCGGAAGTGACCTTGCGTTGCTCACCGCGGGCCTTCACGGCCCCGGCCTGCTGGATCGCCCCCCCGTAGAGGAGGAGCTTCTCGGTCAGCGTGGTCTTACCCGCGTCAGGGTGGGAGATGATCGCGAAATTGCGACGTCGATCCACCGCTTCAGCCAGGGCCTGAAGCTCGGGGTTTTCAGCTGAGACGGAGGGACTTGTCATCGGGCCAGCTTCTCAGAACAAGTGACCCCAGACCTCGAGATAGCGATCGTCGACGCTGGCGACGGAGAGCTGATCAGCCAAACCAGCATTCACAAGCTGTTCTGCCACCTCCTCCACCGTGAAAGCGGCATGCAAGGAAGCGACGTAATCCCGTTGCAACACGTCGGGAGCATCGCGCAGATAACGGTCTTTGAGGGCGT contains these protein-coding regions:
- a CDS encoding peptide chain release factor 3, whose amino-acid sequence is MTSPSVSAENPELQALAEAVDRRRNFAIISHPDAGKTTLTEKLLLYGGAIQQAGAVKARGEQRKVTSDWMELEKQRGISITSTVLQFDYGTNTINLLDTPGHQDFSEDTYRTLAAADNAVMLEDAAKGLEPQTRKLFEVCRMRQIPIFTFINKMDRPGRDPLSLLDEIESELGLTPWAVNWPIGSGEQFRGVIDRRTRRVILFSRAERGRQAEELEMDADDPRLLEMVESDLLELALEELDLLEAAGAELDLEMVHAGELTPVFFGSAMTNFGVRPFLDAFLELAQKPMPRTSSAGEIETIRPGFSGFVFKLQANMDPRHRDRVAFVRVCSGKFEKDMAVQHARTGKTIRLSRPQKLFGQDREVVEDAYPGDVIGLNNPGMFAIGDTLYLGSKVEYEGIPCFSPEIFSWLRNPNPSAFKNFRKGVNELREEGAVQILYDTDESKRDPILAAVGQLQLEVVQHRLENEYGVATRLEPLGYQVARWVTGGWQELEKVGRIFNCKTVRDAWNRPVLLFKNEWNLNQLREEHPDFALSAVAPVVSGVEPISL